From the Actinomycetota bacterium genome, the window AAGTTCAACCCCTATCTCAGCGACAATTACTATTGAGAATCGACCATCGACAGCTTTTCTATCTCTTCCATCAATACTTCAACGAGCTTATCTTCCGGCACCTTCTTTATCGGTTTACCCTTCGCGAAGAGTAGACCTCCTCTCTTTCCCGCTGCAATTCCTATATCAGCCTCTTTTGCCTCTCCTGGACCATTGACCACGCATCCCATTACGGCAACCTTTATGGGAGTGGAATAAGATAGGAGTTTCTCCCCAACCTCCTCTGCAAGGGAGATCAAATCTATTTCACATCTGCCACAGGTCGGGCAGGAAATGAGCTCCGGTCCTGCTCTTAAACTCAGGGATCTTAAAATCTCGAATCCCACCCGAACCTCCTTTACGGGGTCCGCCGTAAGCGATACCCTTATCGTATCACCGATGCCTTCGTGAAGGAGAACCCCCAAGCCTACTGAAGACTTTATCGTGCCCGAAACAAGCGTTCCGGCTTCAGTTATACCTAAATGTAATGGATAATCCACCATTTTGGCAAGCATCCTATAGGCTTCAATGGTTATGGGCACGGATGATGATTTAACCGAAATCACTATATCGTAAAAATTCAAGCTTTCAAAGAAGTGTACGTGCTCCAATGCACTATCTACGAGGGCTTTGGCCAGTCCCTCTTTTGCCTTGGCATATTTTTTGTGCAGGGAACCCGCATTCACACCTATGCGTATGGGGATATTTTTCTCCTTGGCTTTCATTACGATCCGCTTTACCCTATCTAAATTTCCGATGTTTCCTGGATTGATTCGAATTTTATCGACTCCTGCATCGAGAGAGGCGAGGGCCAGACGCCAATCGAAGTGAATATCCGCAACCAAGGGTATGCTCACATTTTCTTTGATGGTCTTGAGGGCCTTTGCGGATTCTCCATCGGGGACGGCAACCCGTACTATTTCACATCCAGCGGATTCCAATTCCCTGATTTGAGCAACGGTGGAGGCAATATCCGCGGTTTTTGTAGTGGTCATGGACTGCACGGCAATGGGAGCATTCCCTCCGATTCTAACCTTTCCCACTTGAATTTGTTGAGATTTACGTCGCATATCAATCACTCCTATAAGCCACCTAGATAAATGAGGAGTCTTTGGATATCAACCATGGTGAGGTAGATAATTAATATCATGAGCAGGGAAAAAAGTATACTTTGAATGACCACGAGCTTATAAGGGTCTATTGGTCTCCCGCGCACCACTTCTATCCCGAGAATTGCTAATCTGCCTCCGTCTAAAGGAGGAATGGGA encodes:
- the ispG gene encoding flavodoxin-dependent (E)-4-hydroxy-3-methylbut-2-enyl-diphosphate synthase — encoded protein: MRRKSQQIQVGKVRIGGNAPIAVQSMTTTKTADIASTVAQIRELESAGCEIVRVAVPDGESAKALKTIKENVSIPLVADIHFDWRLALASLDAGVDKIRINPGNIGNLDRVKRIVMKAKEKNIPIRIGVNAGSLHKKYAKAKEGLAKALVDSALEHVHFFESLNFYDIVISVKSSSVPITIEAYRMLAKMVDYPLHLGITEAGTLVSGTIKSSVGLGVLLHEGIGDTIRVSLTADPVKEVRVGFEILRSLSLRAGPELISCPTCGRCEIDLISLAEEVGEKLLSYSTPIKVAVMGCVVNGPGEAKEADIGIAAGKRGGLLFAKGKPIKKVPEDKLVEVLMEEIEKLSMVDSQ